The genomic interval TGCCCTCCTTAAGTCACTTTTGTTTTTCATTTGCTTTAGATTCTTTAAGAACTTTTATAAACTCGCTTACTTCTCTCATCCCAGATGTTGTAATATGGTAAGTTCCTTTTTCAACTCTTTCAATTAACCTTGCTTTAATCATTTCTGCTATAGTATTTCTAATGGTTTTTTCAGCTTTACCAAGAATTTTCGCTAATTCTTCAGCGCTTAGAGCATTTGATGATCTTTTTCCAAGTTTATAAGCAGCTTCAACTGTTAAAAGAAGCAATCCTATAGCTTCATCCGTTGAGGACATTTGTTTTAAAAGAATAAGTTCTCCATTTGGAGTTAAATTAACTAGTTCTGAAAGATCTTCTAAAATTTCTATGTAATCAGGTGTGTAAATAATTTTTGACGCCACATCGTATGTAGGACAAATCTTTGAAAGAAAGGTTATAACCTCTTTTATTGCTTCCTCAACCGGTCCCTCTACACTATGCTTTAATCCATTATATTCTATTTGAACTTTAACTTTTTTAGATTCAAAATTCATATTCTTCACCCCTTCAATTTTGGAATAACATTCTTCAGAAAATAATCTAAACCATAAGTTGTAATTCTATATTCGCCTTTCCCCACTCGTTCAACTAAATTTTCAGAGCATAATTCGCTTAATCTTCCAGCAACGCTTCCAACGCTATGTTTAGTTGAAGATAAAATATCGCTGATAAGCAAGCTTTCTTTTTCTGATTTATTAAGCAATCTACTAATTTTCGCTTTAACTAAGTAAAGTAAAATTAACTCTTTATCTGGTAATGTTTCAACATCAACTAATGTTACAACTCCCTCAGGTGTTACTGCAACTATTCCTTGACAAGCTTTTAATAAATCATTAACATCAACTGTTAATGAAAGTTTTGAAGCCAACTCCATTTTAGGATAGATTTTCGTTAAAAATGAGATAAGCTCCCTTAAAACCTCATCAACTTCCCCTGTAATCTTTTTTTCAAAATCTTTATGTTTTAAGTAAACTTCAATCTTTTTTTCTTCGCTCAAAAATTAACCTCCCGACTTAAATGAAGAAATTAACTTTTCTATCCATTTTTTTCCAGAAACAGTTAACCTGTAAGCCTCCCCCTCTTTGTAGGCTAAGCCCTCCCGTTTTAACTCGCTAAGCCTGCTAGCAAAACCTACAGAAAGAAAACCGCTTAAATTCAATAATCGGCTTAGCTCTTTAGGTTTTAATCCATTAGGTTCCGTAGCGTAAAGAAGCAATCCTACTGCTTCTCTATCTGTTAACTTCTCTCTTGAAACCGTTATTAATGGGCCATCAGGCGTATTTTCAACAATACCTTTAAGAACTTCTTTCTCGCTTATTCCAGAAGAGCTTGCAACTATCATACCGTCTATAACTTCAAGCCACTCTGGAAAACCTTTAAGATTCTCTATTAATTCGTCGAAGTTTTCTCCTTCAATTTCAATATTTCCATAGCTTCTATGAAGCGTTATTCTAACTTTCAAGCCTATTCACACATTTTTATTTTAAACGTTAAAGTATATAAACTTTTCTGTATAAAGTATATAATATACGTAACGTTTAACTAATACACTTAATCATCCATAAATGAATGGAATAAGCGAAAAATAAAATTTTAGAGTAAAGCCAATTTTTGACAAGAAAAAGTAAATATTTAAGGTTTTTCATGAAGTTTAACCGCGATTCTAAGCTTATTTATTAACAGAAAACGTATAAATAAAAGTGTTTCTTCAACGAAATAGAGCTGGAGGTTATGAAAAATGGAAATGTTTTGCGTTAAATGCAGAAAAAAAGTATCTGTAAATGACGACGCAGTGCAAAAAGAAACAACAAGCAAAGGAAGAATTTTACTTAAAGCAACATGTCCTCTATGCAACTCTAAAATAACCAAGTTTGCTAAATCTACATCATAAACTGTTTCCAACTTAGATTTCTTCAGATACTGGAAAACTCCAGTATCTGAAACTTTTTTAATTTTACTTTAAAACTATGTAAGAATTAAAGACTTAATCCTACTTTTTAGAAAAACATATTTTTTGTTTATTCATTAAATTAAAAATGGCTTGTTTTAAAAAGTTGAAAGCGTGAAATTAAACTAAAATATTTAAGCTTGGCTAAAAGGCTTTCAAGTTAAAGCTTATTTGAATGCTCTTAAAGTTTTATTTTAATAAAGGAATAAAGGGCTTAATTACCCTTGAAAGAACTATTGGCCAAACCAAAAAATTTATATTATGATTTTGTTTTTGCATTAATAATGCTTACGAAATTTTGTGAGTTATGTTATTATTTAAAAAGCTTAAAGGAGGTTTTATGATATGGCAGTTGAATCTGCTCCAGAACTTGCTGGAACCCCGATTTTAATATTAAAAGAGGGTACTACACGATCTAGGGGGCGAGAAGCTCAGCATGCGAATATAACTGCTGCTAAAATCATCGCTGAAACGGTGAAAAGCTCTTTAGGCCCAAAAGGTATGGATAAAATGCTTGTTGACAGCTTTGGAGATGTTACTATTACTAATGATGGGGCTACTATTCTTGATGAGGTTGATGTTCAGCATCCAGCAGCTAAAATGATGGTTGAAGTAGCTAAAACACAAGATAATGAAGTAGGCGATGGAACAACAACAGCCGTAGTATTAGCAGGAGAGCTTCTTACTAAAGCTGAAGAGCTTATCGATAAAGATGTTCACCCAACTATAATTGTTGATGGATATAGAACTGCAGCTGAGAAGGCTCTTGGATTTCTTAATGAAATAGCTATTAAAGTTGAGCCAACTGATAAAGAATTTTTAAAGAAAGTTGCTAAAGTGGCTGTAGCTAGTAAATTACTTTCTGAATATAAAGATTATATCGCTGATTTAACTGTGAATGCTGTGCTTCAAGTTGCTGAGAAAACTCCAGAAGGCTATAAAGTTGATATTGACGATATAAAAGTTGAAAAAAAAGCTGGAGAATCTTTAATGGATACAAAATTGGTTAAAGGTGTGGTGCTTGATAAAGAAGTTGTTCATCCAGGAATGCCTAAAAGAATTGATAATGCTAAAATAGCCTTGCTTAATTGTCCTTTAGAAATTGAAAAAACAGAAATGGATGCTAAAATAAACATAGAGACGCCAGAGCAAATGGATGCTTTCCTTAAGGAAGAAGAAAGAATGCTTAAAGAAATGGTTGAGAAAATCGCTAAAGCTGGAGCTAATGTTGTTATTTGTCAAAAAGGAATCGATGATATGGCTCAACATTTCTTAGCTAAAAAAGGAATTTTAGCTGTTCGCAGAGCTAAAGAATCAGATATGGAAAAGCTTGCTAAAGCTACAGGTGGTAGAATAATAACGAATCTTGATGATTTATCTTCTAAAGATTTAGGTTTCGCTAAAATTGTTGAGGAAAGAAAAGTTGCAGATGATAAAATGACTTTTATTGAAGGGTGCAAAAACCCGAAATCTGTTACAATCCTTGTTCGTGGAGGAGCTGAAAGAATAGTTAATGAAGCTGAAAGAGCCATTCATGATGCTTTATGCGTTATAAGAGACGTAGTTGTAGATCCAAGAGTTGTAGGCGGTGGAGGTGCTCCTGAAACTGAGGTAGCTAGAAAGTTAAGGCAATACGCTGAGAAGTTAGCTGGAAAAGAACAGTTGGCTGTTTTAGCTTTCGCTGAAGCCTTAGACTCTATACCAATGACTTTATCTGAAAATGCTGGTTTAGATCCGATAGATATAATCACAGAGTTAAGATCTAAACATGATAAAGGAGAGATGTGGGCTGGCGTAGATATTTTTTCAGGTAAAGTTTCTGATATGACTAAAAACGATGTTTATGAACCATTAGTTGTTAAAACTCAAGTTATTAAATCTGCAAGTGAAGCCGCAACAATGATATTAAGAATTGACGATGTAATAGCTGCTTCCAAAACTAAAGAAGAAAAGGGACCGCCAAAGGGGCCAGAAGAGAGTGGTGAAGAATTCGGAGAAACTTAAATCTATGGAAAAAACATTAATAGGACCGAAAAAACTTACTCGGTTTGAAAAAACTAGAATCGTTGGCGCGAGAGCGATGCAAATAGCTATGGGCGCTCCAGTATTAATAGATATTCCACCAGAAGTTAAATCTCCAATTGATATAGCTCTCTTAGAGCTTGAAGAAAGTATTTTACCAATAAGCATTAGACGTCAACTTCCGGATGGAACAAGCCAAAATATTCCTCTTAAACTATTATTGAAATCTGAAGAAGATTAAACTTTTTTTAACTCAAAAACCTCTTCCACTCTGGTTTTTTATGAAAATTAATCATTGGTTTTATTCTTTTCTAGTAATGAGCATTATTTCATTTTCTTTGCTTACCACAAGGTTTTTTTCAATTCAAATATTCGCTTTTGAATTTGAATTTTGCATTTTTTATTTTCCAACAATAGCTTTATTTTTAGCTTGGCTTTTAACAAAGAAAAAGTAAAGTTAATTGAAATGCTATTTTTGAGGGAAAGGGGCTTGCTTTGAAAGTTTATATGGCTGTTTGCGGAATAGGTTTAGGGCATGTAACAAGATGTGAGCCTATAGGTAGATTGTTAAAAAATAAAGGTGTAAATGTTGTTTTTTCAACTTGCTTTGAAGCTGCTAATTATTTAAGAAGAATAGGATACAATATTTTTGAAACATTACAAATGAGTTACGCTGTAAATGAAGATGGAACTGTTGATTATAAAGCTTCTTTAGCGTATAACCCAGGTTTTTTTCATGCAATAAAACTTTCTCTTAAAGAGTTGGCTTATGAATTAAAAAGAATAGAAGAGTATAATCCTAACCTTGTTTTTTCAGATTCTAGAATGGCACCAATTTTAATAGCTAAAATGCTAGGCATACCTAACGTTTTAATGTTAAATCAATTTAAAGTAAATATTATTAATTCTAGTTTTAATAACTCTTTGATTGAGGAAGCATCATTTAAATTAATGAAGGTTTTATGGGGTGCTTCAAGCAGTGTTATTGAAGGAATTTGGAGTTTAAGTGACCAAATTTTAATTCCAGATTTACCCTACCCATATACTGTTTCGTCTAGGAACTTGGCGATTCCAAAAGCTTTTGAGAAGAAAATAAAATTTGTTGGACCTATAATCCCAATTAAATATAGCGATTTGCCTAATGAAGAAACAATTAAGAAAGAGTTAAATATCGATGAATCTAAAATAACTGTTTACGCTGTTGTTAGCGGTCCAAAAAAAGAAAAAGCTTGGTTGCTAAATAAACTTATGAAAATTCTTCAAGTTTTCCCTGAGAAATATGAGGTGATTCTTTCCAAAGGAGATCCTAAAGGAGATGTAACCTTAAAGAAAATTGGTAAAATTAAAGTTTATGATTGGGTTGATGAAGAAACTCAATTTAAGCTTTTTAAAGCATCTGACATTATCGTTGGGAGAGCTGGTCATGGTGTAATAATGAAAGCTTTAGCTTATAAAAAGCCGATTATTACTATTCCGATTCCGGGTCAAGCTGAACAATATGGAAATGCTGAACGGATTGAACAGTTAAAGCTTGGAAAAATGATTAAGCAAGAGAAGCTTAATGAAGAAGCTTTGTTAAACGCTGTGGAGAACCTGCTTAAATTAAAAGATAGTAAAGAATTAAATAATGTTTTTAAAGTTTTAAACTCATTTGATGCTGTGAAAACAATTTTAAACTTAATCTTAGAAATGCTTAATCAACAATAGCAACTTTTAATTGTTTTAACCTTTAATTCTATAGGATGCGAAATTGAAGGTAAGCCTTGTTGATACTCAAAAATTTTTTCCTCCCTTCCTTTACGCTCTATTAACCAAATAAATAGATCATAAAGCTTCCGCATTATGAAACTATACCATTTTCCTTGAATGTAACAATCTATAATTTCTTTTGCATATTTAATATCGTGGGTTAAGCATTTCACCATTAACTCTTTTTGTAAATCTGTTAAATCCTCATATTTAAACCAGTCTTTATTTTTTAGTTTACCCATAGGAACAAAAAATAATGGAACAATCATGCTTTTAAACCAATTTAAATCCTCAACTAACTCTATAGTTCTAATTACATCGTCATCAATTTCTTCAGGTAAACCAGTTATCAATGTGCAGGCTGGAATTAACCCATAATCATTCATTAAGCCTGCAGCTTTCTCTACAACTTCTCGCCATTCTTCAGGCTTAAAAGGCTTAGCTTTAGCTGGCATAGCCAACTTAACTAATCTAGGTGAACCTGTTTCTATACCTATTTGAGCTCCCCACCATTTTTGATCTTCATCAATAATTATCTCTGAAACTTCTTTAAACAATTTTGGGTCAGCT from Candidatus Bathyarchaeota archaeon carries:
- a CDS encoding DNA-directed RNA polymerase subunit K, translated to MEKTLIGPKKLTRFEKTRIVGARAMQIAMGAPVLIDIPPEVKSPIDIALLELEESILPISIRRQLPDGTSQNIPLKLLLKSEED
- a CDS encoding TCP-1/cpn60 chaperonin family protein — protein: MAVESAPELAGTPILILKEGTTRSRGREAQHANITAAKIIAETVKSSLGPKGMDKMLVDSFGDVTITNDGATILDEVDVQHPAAKMMVEVAKTQDNEVGDGTTTAVVLAGELLTKAEELIDKDVHPTIIVDGYRTAAEKALGFLNEIAIKVEPTDKEFLKKVAKVAVASKLLSEYKDYIADLTVNAVLQVAEKTPEGYKVDIDDIKVEKKAGESLMDTKLVKGVVLDKEVVHPGMPKRIDNAKIALLNCPLEIEKTEMDAKINIETPEQMDAFLKEEERMLKEMVEKIAKAGANVVICQKGIDDMAQHFLAKKGILAVRRAKESDMEKLAKATGGRIITNLDDLSSKDLGFAKIVEERKVADDKMTFIEGCKNPKSVTILVRGGAERIVNEAERAIHDALCVIRDVVVDPRVVGGGGAPETEVARKLRQYAEKLAGKEQLAVLAFAEALDSIPMTLSENAGLDPIDIITELRSKHDKGEMWAGVDIFSGKVSDMTKNDVYEPLVVKTQVIKSASEAATMILRIDDVIAASKTKEEKGPPKGPEESGEEFGET